The genomic region CTAAAATTATCAAAATTCAATTTAAATCTTTCATTCTTCTGTTAAAAGCATTAGAAAAATTAATTATTTCCATTTTTGTCTTTAAATTCAGCTTCAAATAACTTAAAGTCATTTTGACAACTTGAACGTAAAGACACCATAAATGAAAAACAACAACTCGAGAAGAAATTTTCTTCAAAAATCGGCACTTGCCACAGCAGGGCTTAGTATTCCAAGTTATGTAAACGCAAACAGTCTAACATCCTTATTCTCTAATGTAGCGCCAAGCGACCAGCTCAATTTTGGGGTTATTGGGTGTAAAGGAATGGGTTGGAGCGATATGAAAGCACATCTTAACATTCCTGGGGTAAACTGTATTGCTTTAGCCGATGTTGATGAAAATGTGTTGGATGACCGCGCCGCTAACGCCAAGGAATTAACAGGTAAAAAACCAAAATTATATACCGATTATAGAAAGATGCTCGATAATAAAGACATCGATGCAGTCATTATCGGCACACCCGATCATTGGCATTGTTTAAATTTCGTCGATGCCTCCAATGCCGGGAAACATGTGTATGTAGAAAAACCATTGGCAAATAGCATAGAAGAGTGTAATATTATGGTAGATGTTGCCAAAAGGAACAACACCATTGCACAAGTGGGCCAGTGGCAACGTAGTGGTACGCAATACGACGAAGCCATAAAATATGTGCAATCTGGAAAACTGGGAAAAATACGCTTGGTTAAGTGCTGGTCGTATCAAGGTTGGATGAAACCCGTTCCCGTTAAACCGAATACACAACCACCAAAAGGGGTAGATTATAAAATGTGGTTAGGGCCAGCTCCAGAAAGACCTTTTAACGAAAATAGATTTCACTTTAACTTCAGATGGTTCTGGGATTATGCTGGCGGACTTATGACCGACTGGGGGGTTCACGAAATTGATATCGCCCTCTATGCCATGAATGCCAAAGCACCAAAATCTGTAATCGCTTCTGGTGGAAAATTTGCTTATCCAGACGATGCTTCTGAAACCCCAGACACTTTACAGACGGTTTACGAGTACGATGATTTTTCGTTGTTATGGGAGCACGGCGTGGGAATTAGCAATGGAAACTATGGAAAATCTGAAGGTATTGCTTTTATAGGAAATAAAGGAACTTTAGTGGTGAACCGACAAGGATGGGAAGTTATCCCAGAAAGCGAAAATGTGAACGGTGAAAAAGTTTTAAAAACCGAAAAAGTAGAATTCACACCTGGAAAAAATAATGCCTTGGAGGTACACGCCCAAAATTTTGTTAGCGCCATTAAAGGAGAAAAAGTAAAATTAAATTGCGGGATCGAAACAGGGAGTATTGCCGCCATAAACGCCCATATGGGAAATATCGCATTTAAAACCGGAGAAAAAATTTATTGGGACCCACAAAACGGACAGTTTAAAAATAGCGATAAGGCAAACGAATTGATTAAGGCTACCTACCACAATGGATGGAAACTACCAAAGGTCTAGGTAAGTAATTCTTTTTGCTTTCCCATCTTATTTCCACCAAAATTGGAAAGTGGCTTATTTTGCAAACTCACATACATTAAAGCACTTGTGTCTTTTGCAGCCTCCAATATTTTTGCTTGGCGTTCTGGTGTTATTTTTATTTGTTTTATTTCCTCTAGATTATAAAACAAAGCATATCCTCTACGTTTGTCTAAAATAAGCCACTCTTTATTACCATTCTTTCTACGGAAGTAATTACCAACTAAAGGAAGCATATCGAAACCAGAGTTAAGAACAGCCACTTCCATCCCCTCCGAATTACCATTAAATTGTAAGAAATTTTGAATATGGTGCATTTCCCTGGTTACCATTCTTGCCACTTGAGATACACGCAATGCATTAACATTGGATACATCTGTGGCCATAAAAGATTCTGAAGCATACACATGGATTATATAGCGTAACAAAACATCCTCAGTGCCCTTAATTTCGCTTAAAAATGCTTTATACAGCTCATTGGCCCAATGCTTCCCTATTTTTACTTCCAACGATTTCCAAACACGCTTGGCATGTTTATCGGATGATGGAACTTCGATTCCTTGAGAAAACATATCTGGATTGTAATGCTTAGGCTTTACAATGGAAACTTCTTGAAGGTTGTCTTCAAACACGGTATAAACTGCCGATAAAAATCCGCTAAAGCTACCGTCGTAAATTAAAATAGTTTTCATATTCGAAATGTTTTTAGAAAATAAGGTTTTGGCCAACCAGTTTCTCATTTTTGGAAATATTCCAATATTAAATGTGGATTGCTTCATTTCTTTCCTTAAATTCGTTTAAAATTCAGTAACAATCATTCAAATATATGGAATAATTCCTAATAAAAGGAAAAAATCCAAATATTTTTTTATATTTACATTGCATTTTGTGCTATTCACACATCAATAGAACTTATGAAATCGAGTTTACCCATAGAAATTTTAAGATTTAAGGAATTACGCGAAAGCCTGGACCACACCCAGCAGAGCTTTGCTGAGCAACTAGGCATAAAGAATTCTACTGCCGATATCGAAAGGGGAAAATCAAAAATATCTGGTGCTATTTTGGTTGAGCTTATGGAAAAATTCCAAATCAACCCTCTTTGGCTCTATGGAAAGAGCAATCGTAAAAAATTGGACACTACTATTAATACTTCTCCAAAAGTAATAACGGTAACTCCAGATAATAACGATGGTATTGTTTTGGTAAATGTAAAAGCGGCAGCGGGCTACCCACACAACCTTCAAGATCTCGATTGGTACGAAGAGCTCCCGGCCTTCTCCCTACCCCTCCCCGAATATAGAAACGCTACCTATCGTGGGTTTCAAGTACAAGGAGATAGTATGCTACCAGGTCTTTATCCAAAAGAATGGGTTTTAGGAAAGGCGGTAGAAAGTATTTCCCAACTTTCCAACAACACTATATGTGTAGTGGTAATGCATGACAGTGTATTGGTAAAAAAGGTACAAATGCACAGCACCGACGAAAAATTATCGCTCATTTCATTGAACCCAGAATACCCACCAATAACCATTGATGCTTTTCAAGTACAGGAGTTGTGGGAAGTGACCAGTAAAATAAGCGCTGAATTTGATGAAAACGCAGGTAATTTGGCACTTTCGCAAATTCAACAGTCCTTGTCAGATCTAAAAAATGAAATTAACCAACTTAAAAAATAGATATTCATCTAACCTCTATTTGTATTTAAAATCCTTGAGCTCGCATTTAGAATGGCTTTTATCCGTGTGATTATTATCCCACTTAATTTTATTAAACTTTAAAAGAAAACAGGCTCTTTGAAGTAAAAAATTAGAAACTTTATTGCTCGATACTGTCTGCGGAAAAACTGACCAGCTCCCCTTCTTCAAAACGCATCCTAACTTCAATAGGATTGCAACATACTTCGCAATCTTCTACGTAAGTCTGGTTAACGGAAGGATCTAGCAGCATGGAAATTTCTTCCCAGCAATACGGACATTGAAAAAAATGTTCAAACATAAAGCTAAGTTCTAAAACTTAGAAGAGAATAACAACTTAAAAATCTACATTTAAAATCTGCCCGCTTACTTGTAAAACTTCTAGTTCGGCCAATTTTGCAGTATACTTTGCCTGATTTTTTGCGAGGACAGCATTCAATAAATTTATTTGAGCTTGGCGAAATTCTAAATTGGTAGCGGTACCAAACTTATAACGCTCTTCGGTTCTGTTAAAATTGTTCAAGCTGGTTTTTACATTGGTTTCTTGGGTTTTTAAAATAAACAATGCATTTTGATAGGTTTCCCAAGCATTTCTAATATCCCGTTCTACCGTTAAGTTTACCTGCTTTTTTTGCAATTCTTGATTCTCGTAGTGAATTTTTGCATTTTTGTATTGGGTAATAGTTCTTCCACCATCAAACAAATCCCAACTAAGGTTTAAACCGGCGGCCAAACCACTTGTGGTATTCTCTATGGTAAATGCCAATGGATTGTCGTTCTGGTTCTGGTTCCAGCCATAAGATCCCGTTAGCCCTACGGTCGGTAAAAATCCGCCACGGGTGGTCTTAATAGCATATTCGTTAATTAATATTCCTTTTTCTGCCTGTAGCAACACCACATTGTTTTCTTTGGCTTGATTGAGCATATCTTCCATTACCAATCCCGGTGTAAACGTAACCAAAGTATCCACTTCAAACTGTGTTGCCAGGTCCCGGTTCATAATTAAATTGAGGTCTCGCTTAGTATTTTTTAAAACCTGTTCCGCTTGCAACAAATTGATACTGTCGGTATTTACATCCACTTCAGCATTTAAAACATCCAGACCCGTATTTTGGCCATATTCAAATTGATATTTTATACGTTTCAGTCGGTCTTTGGAAATTTCCAATGCCTGTTTTAGATTGGAAGTATTTTCTGTTAAACGGGCCACTTCGTAATACACACTAAAAAGTTGAAGAATGGTAGTCTCAATGGTTTCCCTTGCTTGCAATTCAGTAAGATTAGACTCTTCCTTTAAAGATTTGTAGTTGTAAAATCTGCCTAAACCATCAAAAAGTGTATAATTTAAATTTACCGATGCGTTATATCTTCGGCTTTCCACACCATCTGCAGACCTTACCTCGCCATTGGCAAGCTGTCCCTCGGTATTTTCCCTATTAAAATTGGCGCCGGCATTACCTGTGAGTGTTGGCAGGTATCCGCTATTTAAAACCCCCGCATTATTATCTGCGATTTCCGTATTATTATTAGCCACTTTTATTCCCAAATTGTTATCCAATGTATAAGAAATAGCTTCCTGTTTGGTAAGCAATTCTTGCGAACTAACTTGGTACCAACCCAATAATACACTTAAAACTAATAGAAACTTTACTTTACTCATGCGTTTCAGCCTTTTGTTCTTTTACCGCCCTCTCTACGTCTCTAGGTTTAACTTTTTTCCCACTCTTTAACCACACTGCAGAAACCTTAATTCGGTTGCTAAGTGAAATTAATATAGGCAACATTAACAAGGTTAATAAGGTTGCAATGGCAATTCCGAACGAGATGGAAATCGCCATCGGTTTTAAAAATTGTGCTTGGCGGCTCTTTTCAAATAATAAAGGTGCCAATCCTGCAATAGTGGTAATTGATGTTAAGAAAATAGCTCTAAATCGTGATTTCCCCGCCAATAAGATAGCGTGCGAATAACTTTTTCCTTCCCTTAAAAATCCGTTGAACTTCTCAATCAAAACGAGTCCGTCGTTCACCATAATCCCTATTAAGGCGATTATTCCCAACATGGAAAGTACGTTAATAGGAAACCCTAGTAACCAATGCCCCCATGCAACCCCAATTAAACTAAAAGGAATCATAAATAACAATAAGAAGGGCTGGCTATAACTGCGGAAGGTAAATGCGATTACCGAATAGATAAGAAAGATGATTACCGGAAATACTTTTCCTGCTGAATCGGATAGCTTTCCTGCTTCTCGATTTTGACCTTCGTAAGAAGCCGTAACCGTGGAATAAAGTGATTGTAATTCGGGCATTATATTATTCTGAATATCTGCCAAGACATCAGTTGCGCTGGCATCGGGATCGCTTAAATCTGCTTCTACCCGAATCTCCCTAATTCCGTCTAAATGCGCTATCGATTCGTCTCCTCTTTCAATAGTGTAATTGGCAATTTCACCAAAAGGCACACGTTCTCCCGTAGGGGTTACCAAACGCATTTCATCCAAATCGTTAATGGATGCCCTGTTGGACTTATCGTACCGAACCCAAACGCGAATTTCATCTTGACCCCGTTGGAAACGCTGCGCTTGAAAGCCGAAGAAACCACTTCGCACCTGTCGCATGACACTACCTAAATTTAGCCCCAATGCATAGGCACTTTCTTTAAGCTCTATTCTTATTTCTTTTATTCCCTCGGGATCGGTATCGATAACATCCTTAAGAATAGGTTTCGCGATTAATCGCTCCTTAAGAAACTCCTTGGCTTGTTTAAGTTCCTCACGATTGTTCCCCAATAACGAGACAGATACCGGCTTTCCACCAAAATTACCGCCAGAGCCAAAGGTTAAACGCTCCACTCCATAAACTTCCCCTACCGTATCCCGTATGCTGTTGGTAATTAAATACGACTCAAAATCCCTTTCTTCTCCTGGTAATAGGTTAATATTTAAGGAAGCTTTGTTGGTTCCTGGACCTACTCTTTTAATTACATTTTCTATTACTTCCTTGTTGCCTGTTTGTCGTGCCTTGTATTTTTCATTTACTTTCCATACGTTTTCTTCAACCATGGTAATAATAGAGTCTGTAACTCGTGGATTGGTTCCCTCTGGCATTAATAAATCTACGGAAACACGGTCACTGGCTACGTTTGGAAATAAAGTAGTACCTATAATACCTCCACCGATAGCTCCAATGGTAATGATAAAAAACATGGCAAAAATAGAAAATGCCAGTATTTGATGGCGCAATGAGAATTTTAAAACCGGACTGTAAAATTTATCCCTTAAAAAATCCATCATCTTATCGCCATATTTATTGACTTCCCGCATTTTTCTAAAAAAGCGTTTTACCATGGACTCATTTTCAATGTCTTCATTTTTTTCGCGTATCAAAGCTTTGGAATGTGCTATGTGCGCTGGTAAAATAATTAACGCCTCCAAGAGGGAAACGGAAAGTGTAATGATTACCACCGTGGAAACTTCAGCAAAAAACTCCCCAATCCTACTATCTAAAAAGAGGAACGTGGAAAATGCCAATACGGTGGTTAAAATAGCAGATATAATGGGCGGCAACACCTCCATGGTCCCATCGATAGCAGCTTTTATGGGTGATGAACCTTTCTCGTAATGCTGATAGATATTTTCAGCAATTACAATTCCGTCGTCCACCAAAATCCCGATTACGATAATCATTCCAAAAAGGGAAAGTACGTTGATGGTTACATCGAATAATCCTCCAAAAATAAACAAGCCTAGAAACGATATGGGCAAACCAAAGGCTACCCAAAACGCCAATCTGGAATTAAGAAATAGCGATAAAAATATCAAAACCAATAAAATCCCCTGCCAGGCGTTTTCTGCCAACAATGCCGTTCGCTGTTTTAAACGAATGGAGGAATCGGAAACCACATCCAGCTTTACGTTATTGTATTTGCTGTTAAACTCTTCTATATAGTCATTAACTTTATCGGCTGTAGATATGAGGTCTTCACTATTTGTATTACTTATGGTAATATTTACGGCCAAATTCCCATTGAAATAAGATGCATTCGGATTTTCCTCGAAACGATCACGAACCTCGGCCACATCGCGCAACCTTACAATCGTTCCATCTGGCAATGCTTTTACAACTATGTTATTGAGTTCGTCCCCATAATAAGAGCGGTTGTTGGCGCGTATAAGATATTCTTCATCATCGGTTTTTATATTTCCACCGGTTACCAGCAAATTAGTTTCCGAAACAGAAGCCGCAACTTCAGAAAAAGTGAGGTTGTATGCTAGGAGGTCGAGTTCCCGTACGGCTATTTCTATCTCTTCCTGAGGAAATCCTGTTATTTCTACCTGCGAGAGGCCATCAAAACGGCGCATGTCGTTCTCTACATCCCTGGAAATTTTCTTCAGCGTAGCTAAGGAAACATCATTTCCACTAACTGTGAAGCTTATGGTTTCTCTTATACTTTCTTGTTTACCTACAATTAAAGGCTCCATACCAGATGGAAAAGTAGGCACTTGGTCTACCGCATTTTTAACCTCCAAAAGCATAAAGTCTATATCGTACCCTTTCAAGATCTCTACGGTAATAGAACCACCATTTTCGCGGGAAGTAGAAGTAACCCGGTCGATCCCTTCTATCCCTTTTAAATTGTCCTCGATTTTAATTACAATCCCTTCTTCTATTTCCTGGGGAGCGGCACCAGGATAGGTGACGTTGATATTGATTATTTTAGAATCTATTAATGGAAAAAAGGAAGATTTTAAGGTTAGGGCCCCAATAATCCCGAAAATAGCAAAAGCAATAATGAGCACGTTTACGGCTACATCGTACTTTATAAAATAGGCTAATAATTTTCTCATTCTGCGGCCGCTTTAATAGTATCATTCCCATTGGGAACTTCTTCATTGGAAACCTTTACAACCATCCCTGGATAGGCTCCCGGAATAGGTTTAGTGATTATTTTTGTGCCATCGGGAACTTCTTGAAGTACTACTTCCCTATCAGAATAAAAAACAGGTTTTACATCTACCAATTCCAACACAGTATCCTTTACCGCATAAATGTGGGATTGATCCACCATTAAAGAGCGATCTATTTTTATAGCATCTGGTTCGTCTTTAGCAACCAGACTGGCTTCCACATACATCCCTTCTTTAAGGTTTTCTCCCTTAACCTCTATAAACACTTTTACGGTTTGCGTAGCTTGGTTTACTTTACCATTGATCCTGCTTACTTTACCTTTCCATGTTTCGGTGTGGTCTAAATTGGAGAGGGTAACTTCTTCGCCCTCCTTTAGAAAGCGGTTGTAGGATTTGTTAACCGCTACCTCCATTTCGTACACCTCTGGATCGATAAATTCCCCCAATTTTTGTCCGTTTCTTATTAAAGTCCCTTCATTTACCAATGCTTCCGTTAAGACTCCATCAAAAGGAGCTACAATAGTGTACTTACGCAGGCGCTGCTCTAAGTTTTTTAGATTGAAAAATGCTGTATTAATGCCCCTGCCTATGATAAAATTATTTACCTGAGCCGTCGAAGATTCTGGCAAAGCTGGAGTAGGCTCATCCATTTTAAAGTCATTTAAATAAGATTGCCACTGCGGATATACTTCGGGATAATCCAAACGAAGGTCTGGCATTATGGAAGTTATCAAGTTTACAAAACTACTTTTTTGAGATTGTACCGAAGCATAGAACTCGGCATTGTCTATTTGCAGTAAAATACTACCCTTAGGGTAGGTTTGACCTTCTTTAAAAAGTCGACTGCTTTTTTGAAAAACACCTTGGACTTCAGAATAAATTTCAATGCGATGTTTGGCCTCGAGATTCCCGTTGTTGGTAATAACGATAGGGATATCCTTATTTTCTACTGTTTCAACAAAAACCGTTTTTACCACTTTCTGCACATTTCCAGTGGGCTTTTCTTTGTTATCGATTAAATAGTTGGCTACAAAAACCGCAAAAACGATTAAAAGCACCCCTAAAATCCCAAGTATAATTTTTCTCATGTTAGTAGCATAGTTAACAACCTCTGGGCGAGCCCTTGAGGTATAGAAATGTGATTTTTTTAAAAAGTTCCGATACCTTCTCAACCTACTCCAGGTTTATAAGAGTCATAAATTTTTAAATCTCACTTTGTGAGCAAAGCACAAAACTATCTATATAGAAGTGGGAATAAGGTTAAAGATTTCTTAAAAATGAAAAGAAATCTTAAAAACAAAGATCCAAGTTTGAACCGAGAAAGTGGAATAAAAAAAAGAGTGCCGGCTAGGCCAACACTCTGTAAATCAATCAAACAAACTAACTAAAATATGGAACTAAATTCTGTGATTCACTCAGGTATCAATTCCATTATGAAGCACGAATATACCTACAAATTAACAAATAAATCTTTAAAAAGCATATTTTTTCGATGAAATACACTTTTATGTTAAAGACTGTAATTCTTCGGTAAGTAAATACCACTCTTCAGTTTGTTTTTCAAGTTGTTCTTTTTTCTTATTGTAATTTTCAAAAAAGTTAGGTTTCGCCACCATTTCGTCATGGTTTTTGGCCAAGTCGGCATCGATTTTTGCAATTTCCCTTTCCAAGTCTGCTACCGCAGTCTCCGCCTTACTAATTTTATTTTTTAATGATTTTAGTTTCTTCTGGTCTTCAAAGGATAATTTTTCAGCTGTATCATTTTTAACAGGGGTTTTGGCCACCTCAGTTTTCTTTTCTACAGCCCTAAAGTCTTCCACTTTACGCTCTTCCAAATAAAAATTAATATCGCCTAAGAACTGTTTTATTTTATGATCCCTAAATTCGTAAACACTATCGGTAAGCCCCTGAAGAAAATCACGATCGTGAGAAACAAGTAGCAGCGTACCTTCAAAATTCTTTAAAGCTTCTTTTAAAACGTTTTTTGATTTTATATCCAAGTGGTTGGTAGGCTCATCCATTACTAGCACATTAAAGGGATGTAACAGCATTTTGCAGAGCGCTAAACGGTTTCGTTCCCCTCCCGAAAGTACTTTTACCTTTTTATCTACATCATCCCCTCTAAAAAGAAAAGAACCTAGCATATCCCTAACTTTCGATCGGTTGCTGTCCCTTGCTTCGTCGAGCATGGTGTCTAAAATAGTTTTTTCGCCATCGAGGTATTCCGCTTGATTCTGCGCAAAATAGCCAATCTGTACATTGTGTCCCAATTTTAGGTTCCCCGTACTCTTTATCTCGCCGACAATAATTTTTGCCAAGGTAGTTTTTCCTTGTCCGTTTTGCCCAACAAAGGCGGTTTTGGTATTTCGCTCTATCATCATATCCACATCATTGAGCACCATCTTGTCTCCATAGGATTTCCCTACTCGATCTGCCTCAACAACCACTCTACCTGGCTGTACTGAAACAGGAAACCTGATATTCATAACGGCATTATCCTCTTCGTCTACTTCAATACGATCTACCTTATCCAATTTTTTTATTAGCGATTGTGCCATAGAAGCTTTAGAGGCCTTGGCCCTAAATTTCTCGATGAGTTTTTCTGTCTGCTGAATCTGTTTTTCTTGATTCTTTTGTGCATTTAATTGCAATTCCCGCATCTCTGCCCGCAGTTCCAAATATTCTGAATAAGGCTTGTTGTAATCGTAAGCTTTACCAAGGGAAATTTCTATAGTTCTATTGGTCACGTTATCCAAAAACATTTTATCGTGGGAAACTATTACCACCACTCCCGAGTATGTTTTTAAAAATTGCTCGAGCCAGATAATTGATTCTATATCCAAGTGGTTAGTAGGCTCATCCAGCAACAGTACATCGTTGTCTTGTAGTAACAATTTGGCCAATTCGATACGCATACGCCATCCCCCCGAAAAAGTATCTGTAAGTTTATCGAAATCTTCCCTTTTAAAACCCAACCCCAATAATACACGTTCTGTTTTACCTTGATAGTTGTAGCCCCCTATAATTTCATAACGATGGGTAAGGTCACTTAGGTCTATCATCAATTGGTTGTAACCTTCACTTTCGTAGTCGGTTCTTTCGGCGAGTTGTGTGTTTATTTCATCTAGCTGAAGCTCCATTTGTTTTATTTCCTCAAAAGCTTGATAAGCCTCTTCCAAAACAGTGTTCCCCTGCTCAAAATCGATATCCTGTTTTAAAAATCCAATACGCACTTCTTTATCAGTAGAAATAACACCGCTATCGGGCTCCATTTCTTTGGAGAGCAACTTAAGCATGGTAGACTTCCCTGCACCGTTTTTACCAATAAGGCCAACACGGTCTCCCGGACTTAGTCTAAAAGCAATTTCTTCAAATAAATATTCCCCTCCAAAAGAGACAGATAGGTTGTGGACGTTCAGCATTTTCTAATTATTGTTACCTTGTAAATTAAAATGTAGTACTTTTAAGTAAATTTTTTGCAAATGTTAAAAAAAGGAAGCAAACTATACAGCATTTTAACAGGAAGTTGTCCTAAATGCCATGAAGAGAGCATGTATGTAAGTAAAAATATGTACAATCCCAGGGAAACCATACATATGCACGAACATTGTTCTACCTGCGGTACCAAATACAAAATTGAACCTTCTTTTTTCTACGGTGCTATGTATGTAAGTTATGGACTGGGAACTGCCTTTGCAGTTGCCGCGTTTGTTATCTCCTTTTTATTTTTGGGCAGCTCGCTTAAAACCGCATTTTTTGCCATTATTGGCACTTTAATCATTTTTATGCCAATAATTATGCGGCTCTCCCGGAATATTTGGATTAATTTCTTCTTTAAGTACGATCCCAATGCAGCCGATAATCATAAAAAGAGCGTTGAAAGCAAGTAATTGGTATCAACCGTTTTTACTGACAAATTTCTGGGGATATTTTTTTTGAAAACGTGCTATGTCCATCTCACTATCCAAATTCTCGTTATTCTCAATTGAATTATAAAGCTTTTCCGCCACAAATGGTGAAACCATGACTCCCCTGCTCCCGAGTCCATTCAATACGTGTAAGTTTTTATATTCGGGGTGCGTCCCCACCAAGGGTCTTCTATCGGTTACAGTAGGTCGAATCCCGGCTGCTTGGCTTACCACCTTGTAGGGACACTTTAAAAAGCCCTGTAATTTGTCTTCGAGTTCTTTTCTACTATCTTCAGTAGGAGCGTCCGTTTTATCTTTCCATTTATACGTGGCTCCCACTTTAAATCTATTTTTTCCTAGAGGAATTATAAAAACCGAAGACTTCAA from Galbibacter sp. BG1 harbors:
- a CDS encoding Gfo/Idh/MocA family protein is translated as MKNNNSRRNFLQKSALATAGLSIPSYVNANSLTSLFSNVAPSDQLNFGVIGCKGMGWSDMKAHLNIPGVNCIALADVDENVLDDRAANAKELTGKKPKLYTDYRKMLDNKDIDAVIIGTPDHWHCLNFVDASNAGKHVYVEKPLANSIEECNIMVDVAKRNNTIAQVGQWQRSGTQYDEAIKYVQSGKLGKIRLVKCWSYQGWMKPVPVKPNTQPPKGVDYKMWLGPAPERPFNENRFHFNFRWFWDYAGGLMTDWGVHEIDIALYAMNAKAPKSVIASGGKFAYPDDASETPDTLQTVYEYDDFSLLWEHGVGISNGNYGKSEGIAFIGNKGTLVVNRQGWEVIPESENVNGEKVLKTEKVEFTPGKNNALEVHAQNFVSAIKGEKVKLNCGIETGSIAAINAHMGNIAFKTGEKIYWDPQNGQFKNSDKANELIKATYHNGWKLPKV
- a CDS encoding TIGR03915 family putative DNA repair protein, encoding MKTILIYDGSFSGFLSAVYTVFEDNLQEVSIVKPKHYNPDMFSQGIEVPSSDKHAKRVWKSLEVKIGKHWANELYKAFLSEIKGTEDVLLRYIIHVYASESFMATDVSNVNALRVSQVARMVTREMHHIQNFLQFNGNSEGMEVAVLNSGFDMLPLVGNYFRRKNGNKEWLILDKRRGYALFYNLEEIKQIKITPERQAKILEAAKDTSALMYVSLQNKPLSNFGGNKMGKQKELLT
- a CDS encoding helix-turn-helix transcriptional regulator, which encodes MKSSLPIEILRFKELRESLDHTQQSFAEQLGIKNSTADIERGKSKISGAILVELMEKFQINPLWLYGKSNRKKLDTTINTSPKVITVTPDNNDGIVLVNVKAAAGYPHNLQDLDWYEELPAFSLPLPEYRNATYRGFQVQGDSMLPGLYPKEWVLGKAVESISQLSNNTICVVVMHDSVLVKKVQMHSTDEKLSLISLNPEYPPITIDAFQVQELWEVTSKISAEFDENAGNLALSQIQQSLSDLKNEINQLKK
- a CDS encoding CPXCG motif-containing cysteine-rich protein, which translates into the protein MFEHFFQCPYCWEEISMLLDPSVNQTYVEDCEVCCNPIEVRMRFEEGELVSFSADSIEQ
- a CDS encoding TolC family protein, with protein sequence MSKVKFLLVLSVLLGWYQVSSQELLTKQEAISYTLDNNLGIKVANNNTEIADNNAGVLNSGYLPTLTGNAGANFNRENTEGQLANGEVRSADGVESRRYNASVNLNYTLFDGLGRFYNYKSLKEESNLTELQARETIETTILQLFSVYYEVARLTENTSNLKQALEISKDRLKRIKYQFEYGQNTGLDVLNAEVDVNTDSINLLQAEQVLKNTKRDLNLIMNRDLATQFEVDTLVTFTPGLVMEDMLNQAKENNVVLLQAEKGILINEYAIKTTRGGFLPTVGLTGSYGWNQNQNDNPLAFTIENTTSGLAAGLNLSWDLFDGGRTITQYKNAKIHYENQELQKKQVNLTVERDIRNAWETYQNALFILKTQETNVKTSLNNFNRTEERYKFGTATNLEFRQAQINLLNAVLAKNQAKYTAKLAELEVLQVSGQILNVDF
- a CDS encoding efflux RND transporter permease subunit, which gives rise to MRKLLAYFIKYDVAVNVLIIAFAIFGIIGALTLKSSFFPLIDSKIININVTYPGAAPQEIEEGIVIKIEDNLKGIEGIDRVTSTSRENGGSITVEILKGYDIDFMLLEVKNAVDQVPTFPSGMEPLIVGKQESIRETISFTVSGNDVSLATLKKISRDVENDMRRFDGLSQVEITGFPQEEIEIAVRELDLLAYNLTFSEVAASVSETNLLVTGGNIKTDDEEYLIRANNRSYYGDELNNIVVKALPDGTIVRLRDVAEVRDRFEENPNASYFNGNLAVNITISNTNSEDLISTADKVNDYIEEFNSKYNNVKLDVVSDSSIRLKQRTALLAENAWQGILLVLIFLSLFLNSRLAFWVAFGLPISFLGLFIFGGLFDVTINVLSLFGMIIVIGILVDDGIVIAENIYQHYEKGSSPIKAAIDGTMEVLPPIISAILTTVLAFSTFLFLDSRIGEFFAEVSTVVIITLSVSLLEALIILPAHIAHSKALIREKNEDIENESMVKRFFRKMREVNKYGDKMMDFLRDKFYSPVLKFSLRHQILAFSIFAMFFIITIGAIGGGIIGTTLFPNVASDRVSVDLLMPEGTNPRVTDSIITMVEENVWKVNEKYKARQTGNKEVIENVIKRVGPGTNKASLNINLLPGEERDFESYLITNSIRDTVGEVYGVERLTFGSGGNFGGKPVSVSLLGNNREELKQAKEFLKERLIAKPILKDVIDTDPEGIKEIRIELKESAYALGLNLGSVMRQVRSGFFGFQAQRFQRGQDEIRVWVRYDKSNRASINDLDEMRLVTPTGERVPFGEIANYTIERGDESIAHLDGIREIRVEADLSDPDASATDVLADIQNNIMPELQSLYSTVTASYEGQNREAGKLSDSAGKVFPVIIFLIYSVIAFTFRSYSQPFLLLFMIPFSLIGVAWGHWLLGFPINVLSMLGIIALIGIMVNDGLVLIEKFNGFLREGKSYSHAILLAGKSRFRAIFLTSITTIAGLAPLLFEKSRQAQFLKPMAISISFGIAIATLLTLLMLPILISLSNRIKVSAVWLKSGKKVKPRDVERAVKEQKAETHE
- a CDS encoding efflux RND transporter periplasmic adaptor subunit — protein: MRKIILGILGVLLIVFAVFVANYLIDNKEKPTGNVQKVVKTVFVETVENKDIPIVITNNGNLEAKHRIEIYSEVQGVFQKSSRLFKEGQTYPKGSILLQIDNAEFYASVQSQKSSFVNLITSIMPDLRLDYPEVYPQWQSYLNDFKMDEPTPALPESSTAQVNNFIIGRGINTAFFNLKNLEQRLRKYTIVAPFDGVLTEALVNEGTLIRNGQKLGEFIDPEVYEMEVAVNKSYNRFLKEGEEVTLSNLDHTETWKGKVSRINGKVNQATQTVKVFIEVKGENLKEGMYVEASLVAKDEPDAIKIDRSLMVDQSHIYAVKDTVLELVDVKPVFYSDREVVLQEVPDGTKIITKPIPGAYPGMVVKVSNEEVPNGNDTIKAAAE